The genomic window GATAACTGACTGCATCAAATGGAGGAACTCAGTGGAAACAGCATTTCAGGAAACAGCAAAAAATACGGCTTTATTAGCAGCAATGATTTCATGGCTGTCGGCCCAGGCTTTAAAATTTGTTATTGGACTTATAACAGACGGCGAAATAAATCTTGTCAGATTAGTGAAAAGCGGCGGCATGCCCAGCAGTCACGCAGCTTTTGTTACTGCTGTTTCTGTTGGTGTTGGCAAACAGCATGGTTTTGACTCCGGAGTGTTCGCTTTAGCTGCTGTTATGTCCCTTATTGTGATGTATGATGCCGCAGGTGTAAGGCAGGCTGTAGGCATTCAGGCACAAACTCTAAATGACCTGCTGCACGATTTGTACAGCAGAACCGCCATTACTCCGGTAAAGATTAGGGAAATACTCGGGCATACTCCTGTTGAGGTTATTGCAGGCGCTTTACTGGGATTGATGGTTGCCCTGATTCTTTAAATTATTACACTTTTCTAAAATGTATTGAATAATAAATTGACTTATGATATAATTTTTCTTTGATGAAAACACAATGTAGGTGGCGCAGTATTCTAGTCAGGACTGCCACTTTGAAGGCGGGCCTAAAAATCCGTCAAAGGGCATATCGATGAAGTTCCTGGTTCCGGCTGCTGACGCCCAGTTGGGGGTCGGTTCTGGGAGTAAGGAGGAAGGGCGATCTACAACGGCATGTAGGCGTTGACCCAGCCTCCGTGGAGGCCCGGGAAGTATACCGGTTTGAGCAAGGTTAACTTCCCGGGAGAAACCTGCGTATATGATGCTGTTCTTTGTGTTCAGTGTTTAAAGCAGTGTAGCCTGCCTTGAGTGGTGCTGGTGGATTATGGGTTATCGGATTTATTGGATGCGGGCCCGCTTTCAATAGATCCGCTGTCTGAAACCACCACTGCAAAAGAGGCTAGAAGTGTTCCAGTTCTGTTGAGGAAAACTCCTAGACTGTTTAGGCTTACTAAGGCATGATAGGGATTAAAGTGTGGACTAAGTGGTAATTCAGCCCCGTAAGCGGCGACGCTACGGATTCATCATAAAGGGAAACCGCCGGAGCGGTAACGCGACGGAGATGAATGGGAAAACCAGCTGGACCTTAAGCCACAATATTTACTTATCGTGCTGCCACCTACAATATACTTAAAACAGTACCAAGCTGCCGATGCTTGTATGAGGTGAAAATATTTGGGTAATAATAAGCCTAGTTCCCTCAAATTTGCAGTACTTATGGGAACTGGGGCGTTTTTTGCGGCCGTTTTTTTTAGCTTTTTTTCTGAAATAGTGTTACCAAAACTGCAGTTGATTATGCTGTCTTTTTTATCATTGTTAGTTGTTATTTTTGTTGGGATAATTTTTGATATGATCGGAATTGCGGTAGCAGTTGCTGATGAAAAATGGTTTCATGCCAAGGCATCCAAGAAATTGCGGGGCGCCGGCCAGTCCATCCTGATGATTCGGCACGCAGCAAAGGTTGCTACCATTTGTAATGATGTTGTGGGCGACATCTGCGGGACGGTCAGTGGTGTTTTCGGAGTAGCTATTGTATTCCAACTGGCTTCAGAAAGACCGACCTGGGATAAATCCATTATGACAATGGTGATGACAGGAATAGTGGCCTCACTTACGGTTGGCGGAAAAGCTCTCGCTAAAAACAAGGCCATGCACGATTCTCGGGAAATTGTAGGTATGGTGGGACATATTCTGGCCTGGTTTGAGACATCGACAGGTCTGAACCTATTTGCCCTGAACCGGCGCAGGGACAGGAGAAGGTGAAATGGATGGATACCCCTTTATTGAATAAAATTGATTCCCCTGCTGACCTGAAAGGTTTTTCCATAGAACAGTTGTACAAGCTTGCAGATGAAATCAGGGGACTGCTTATCGAAACAGTTGCTGAGACCGGGGGGCATATCGCGCCTAACCTTGGTGTGGTCGAATTGACGATTGCTCTGCACAGTATTTTTGATTGTCCCAGTGATAAAATCATCTGGGATGTCGGACACCAATCCTATATACATAAAATACTTACCGGCAGGCGTGAAGGTATTAACACTTTGAGACAGTATAGTGGGATCAGCGGATTCCCCAAAAGGGCGGAGTCGCACTGTGATCCTTTTGATACAGGCCACAGCAGTACCTCGATTTCTGCTGCTCTGGGGATGGCCATCGCCAGGGACCTCCGTGGTGAAAAGAATAATATTATTGCTGTCATCGGAGACGGAGCCATGACCGGCGGGATGGCCTTTGAGGCCTTGAACCATGCCGGTCATATTGGCAGCAGTCTGATAGTAATCCTGAATGACAATGAGATGTCAATTTCAGAAAATGTCGGCGCTCTGGCAGGATACCTGAGCCGGATGCGAACTGACCCCAAATACTATAAACACAAAGAAGAAATGGAACTCCTGATGAAAAAGATCCCATCAATAGGGTCTACTGTTGTTAAGGCTATGGAAAGAATAAAAGACAGCTTTAAGTACCTGGTTGTTCCCGGGATGCTTTTTGAAGAGCTTGGCTTTACATATCTTGGCCCCATTAACGGACACGACATTTCAGTTATCAGGACAGTACTGGAACGTGCCCGGAAAAGCCATGGACCTGTTTTGGTACATGTTATCACCAAAAAAGGCAAGGGGTATCAACCTGCCGAGGACAACCCGGATAAGTTTCATGGTATCGGCCCCTTTGATGTAAAAACAGGTAATGTAAGGGGAAAATCAAAAATTACTTATACCAAAATATTTGGTGAAACCCTCTGCCAGCTTGCGGCTGCAAATGAAAAAGTGCTTGCTATTACTGCAGCAATGCCTACGGGAACAGGACTGACTGAGTTTCGGGAAAGTTTCCCGGGTCGATTTTTCGATGTAGGGATTGCCGAGCAGCATGCCGTAACCCTGGCAGCTGGGCTTGCTGTTTCGGGGTATATACCTGTTGTGGCCCTGTATTCAACATTTCTGCAGCGGGCTTATGACCAGGTACTGCATGATGTTGCCTTACAGGGTCTTCACGTGGTGTTTGCCATAGACCGTGCCGGCCTGGTGGGAGAAGACGGGGAAACCCATCAGGGAGTATTTGACATTTCTTTCCTGAGACATATCCCGGGGCTGGCTGTTATGGCTCCAAAAGACGAAGGTGAACTTAGACAGATGCTGAGAGCTGCAATTGAACAGTATGGCGGCCCGGCGGTAATAAGGTATCCACGCGGAGCAGGGGTCGGAGTTAAGCTGGAGGATCTCGGGGATATCTCCGGCGTTCCGTTTGGAAAGGCAGAAAT from Phosphitispora fastidiosa includes these protein-coding regions:
- a CDS encoding divergent PAP2 family protein, which gives rise to METAFQETAKNTALLAAMISWLSAQALKFVIGLITDGEINLVRLVKSGGMPSSHAAFVTAVSVGVGKQHGFDSGVFALAAVMSLIVMYDAAGVRQAVGIQAQTLNDLLHDLYSRTAITPVKIREILGHTPVEVIAGALLGLMVALIL
- the dxs gene encoding 1-deoxy-D-xylulose-5-phosphate synthase codes for the protein MDTPLLNKIDSPADLKGFSIEQLYKLADEIRGLLIETVAETGGHIAPNLGVVELTIALHSIFDCPSDKIIWDVGHQSYIHKILTGRREGINTLRQYSGISGFPKRAESHCDPFDTGHSSTSISAALGMAIARDLRGEKNNIIAVIGDGAMTGGMAFEALNHAGHIGSSLIVILNDNEMSISENVGALAGYLSRMRTDPKYYKHKEEMELLMKKIPSIGSTVVKAMERIKDSFKYLVVPGMLFEELGFTYLGPINGHDISVIRTVLERARKSHGPVLVHVITKKGKGYQPAEDNPDKFHGIGPFDVKTGNVRGKSKITYTKIFGETLCQLAAANEKVLAITAAMPTGTGLTEFRESFPGRFFDVGIAEQHAVTLAAGLAVSGYIPVVALYSTFLQRAYDQVLHDVALQGLHVVFAIDRAGLVGEDGETHQGVFDISFLRHIPGLAVMAPKDEGELRQMLRAAIEQYGGPAVIRYPRGAGVGVKLEDLGDISGVPFGKAEIVREGNHITIAALGPMVNEAMRAAELLAELGTSAEVINARFVKPLDEECILKSINRTGRLLTVEENVLQGGFGSAVLEMMEKHEIMVPVKRIGVPDKFVSHGAQDTLREQCGLTSSNIFEEAQGMVSGSLKTKSRRGKANIKRCYHVR